The DNA window CTTCCAAAAATATAGCAACAAGTATATCCCACGTTTTCACAATCTATCACCCACtttcttcaaaaaaaataaatatctaGAGAGATACCAGAGGCAGCAGCAGCGACCAGTTTCGGGGGATGGAGGGAGGATTGGATTTCtatgaaattcaaaaaaaaaaaaaaaaaaaaactagagaGAGGTATGGGAGTGAACGTCTGTAACGAGAGTGATTAGTAAAGATGAGTTCTTGGATTCCCAAAGCTTGAGATAGAGAAGTTGCTGTACAATCTTCGGAGAATTGTATTTGAAAAGATGAGGAAAAAGGCGAGGGTGGTGCTAGAGTTTCACGACGGTGATGACAGTGGCTCAGGCATCGCTGAAATTTTGTTGAGAAGAGAGGGAACGCAACAGCGAGACCAAAGATTCGAATGAGGGTTGGGGCGGCCGAGTTCCGGCAAGGACGACGGTGGCAGCAACCCGTTTGAAGGAGctgctcgatggcgagctcactGGACTGTAGTGACAGCGGAGTTCGCGACATCAGCGGCAATGATCGACGGAGGAGAAACTTCTCTGATCGAACAACAACGAGCAGCAGCAGCGCAGCAGGCTGTCCCGGCGGAGCAGCAAAGTCCGTTCAGCAGCGGCGGTCTCAGCGGCTGCAGCGGGGCGGCAACGATTCCGACAGCGGCGCGGAGGAGAGGCAAAGGCGGACAACAACTGATCCTTGGCCGTGGCGGCGGTGATCGATTAAAGGCGGTGTATCGGTGGCCGAAAGAGAAGGCGGTGCGGCGAACTCACCTCCGTGACTACCACGGCAGAGGTGCTGCAAATTTCAGTGAAAGGAAGATGAGCGCAACGGAGTCCAACGTCGAGAGTTTGAGacaaagagagaaagaaaagaggAAGAGGAATGGAGGCACCGTTAATTTCCCTCAAGTAGGATTCTGTTTGGAAAAAGGATGAAAGGAAAGGGACGATGGAGTATTTTAtgaggtattttttttttaatgttttaggCCATATGATTAAATCAAGAAAGTGGCCGATTCtatcaaattaaagaaataaGTTGGGGATGTTATTAGGGAATTAAAGTTTGGGCCGGAGTACATTAAATCAATGGATGACTTCACGCACGCTTTTCAAGAACGAAATGGAGCACAAgttaaggctttaaacgaatgaggtgggctttcgaactaaaatATTTTCAAGAGCTCTCGATTTCGTTtgagcatcattttatgtgacgaaattCTTTTTAACTGAGATTGcaagtattattaattttattcgaTGATGATGTGATGTATGCGCTCAAAGTGAAATGATTTaagtgaaagtgatgttatgtgatatatgtgttgatttatcgagtgatttgtgatttgctcgacttgttgatgttgatgttgatgttgatgttgatgaggttgatgttgatgttgatgttgatgttgatgaggttgatgttgatgttgatgattgcttagtggggagtgagtccctactatgagtttaatcgaattcgggtcctagcaagggtgcgtccctactcggactagtgtacacgatgaggaccgtgagtcatcgagtgggttggccggttttcgtgctcgtggtaAGTGGCcaccttacacggcaccctaaagaacagatatggcagtttcttaaataaatcaaggagaaatgattgtgttttgaaatgatgaggaaatgaTTTGAGGATGTGACGAAGGTTTGtgcttttgaaatatttttagtgcTTCTCGGCATTTTAAAGTGAAACCCGAGATTCACGAAATGatggcatgatataactgtttttataaaattgttttggcatttgttcactgagtacatcaagtactcagccctgcatatgttttccctatgtgcaggttgagcgttgacgaggacggaggatgttgagcatttggacaaagaccgTATGCAATAAATgctccggttgctattgtgtcttcatacatagtagtagccaactctcaaatgcttccgctatgccaagttataagaatttccttgatttcctttgaattgtcaaactatgtcattcacgttatgtaccttcgggatttgaaaccctgttgataaatgaaatttcgtatttcgatcgatatgtcgtacttctttgattgtttccccttcttccccgcttcttaattcccccattagtcgcgattttcccgtgcttcctatccttaggaagtgcggtcgtgacacataTAATTCCTCCTTATGATAAAACTATGGAGTGCCTTCCCTTCAGAGACTCCCAATGAATTAGCGAAACCAGAAACCAAACAACTAATTGCCATTCCATCAGGATGTAAACCAGTAGCTTGCATCCTCAAAAATATATCAAAGCATTCAACAATGCACCCTAACCTTGAAAAGACACCCATGACTGACGTCCATGATAATAGATCCTTATCTACAACTTCAGAAAAAGACATACGTGCATCCTCAACACTACCACACTTGAAATACATTGACAAAATGGCAGACTGAACCACATTTGAGGATACAAATCCTGATTTTAGAGCCAGCATGTGCAAGCACCTACCTTCAACCAAAGCACACAAGTTTCCACAAGCTTGGAAACCCCCTTCTAATGTTCGGAAATTCAGCTTCTCACTATTGCCACCAGTTCTATGCATCTCACAAAGAAAGTGAAAACCTTTCTCACTCTCGCCATTCTGCACGTGCCCTATCACAAGTGCAGTCCAAACAACCACATCTTTAACAGTAGTTTCATCAAACATGAGAGATGCATAGTCCATAGTTCCACATTTCGAATACATATACACGAATGAAGCACCAACAGCAGAGTTTCCATCGAAAAGATTCAGTTTTGAGATTAATCCATGAAATTTCATGCCAATAGAAAGCGATTGGAGTTCAGCACAAGCAGAAACAACCATTGGTATGGTAAATTGTGTAGGCAAAATGCCAGCAAACCTCATCTTGGAGAAGAAGTGAATGGCTTGCACATGGCCCCCATTAGAAAAATGGGTTTTGATGATGGAGTTCCAAAGAAAGTGGTCTGTAAAAGTGAGGGAATCAAATACTTTGGTTGAATTATGGGACTGTTTGAGGGACGCATAATATGCTATCAGCTTTGATGCGATAAATTTATTGTGTGCGTTACCGGTTGTTATGATAGTGGCATGGGCAGATAGAAGGGTCTTCTGGTCCAAGTAATCGGTAGTAAGGAAATAGTCAATGTGTTTGATAAGGTAACTCGATAGCGAATCGACAATCGAATTAGATGAATGGAGATGTTTGTGGAGCTTCGGGAGTGTGAATACAAACATTGAGGGTGGGAGGAGCTACGAAATATACAAGGGGAGAAGCTTGAAGAAGGAACCTCGTGAAGAAGTGAAGCTTGAAGCAGAAACCTCGTGAAGAAGTGAAGAAAAAGAGCGGTTGATCTCATTCTGATTCTAGGGATTCTTTCCGATTTTGATTATTGAAATGGGAATGGGAATGCAAGGTTAATTGCGACAAGAAGAATCTGAGGCGATTACGAAGAAGAAGATAGTGTGTGGAGATGGTGGCCGTTGCGGCGGACGTCACCGGAGTGCGTAGCAGGAGCAGGATTTCAGAGAGGTTTCTAAACGTGcgggagagagaagaagaatgtGAAGAGACGTATGTTGGACTTGTGATGTGACGTAGATTCAAGAATAGGCCTAATTATAGAGATTTAGTATAAAACTGGGCCTGCGTATTCGATAGACAGTCCAGGCGAAGTGAAAAGTCCAAGGTAATTTACTCATTTTAAAGTTACTTATGGATACTAGTGAGTATGCGTTaatgaataaattaattattttagtcatatacAATTTAATTCTCAAAATATTAACTAGTCATTATTATATACTTGAATCAGTCAATGAAATAGGAGTACTTGGTTCGCTAAGATCAGAGAAACAGAACCAAGATGCAAGTAGAGAACtcttgaattaattatttacaattctaaattatttgtaaaataaaaaaaaatcacaatcctAACCAAAGTAAACACGCCGCCAGTGGCATCAGTAGCTGAGGATCCACAGCCCAAGCCGAAGACATGTCGGATTCCAAGCGAGAGTCGTATCTGTAATTGGGGTTAGACCCGTACAAGGCCTGGATCCCGTCTACGTCATCCTTCCGGAGCCCCACTTTCCTAGTTCTCGGGCTCAAACTCGGGTACATAACAGCCTCCTTGACGGAGGAGTGGGCCAGGCCTAGCACGTGCCCAATCTCGTGCGTGGCCACCGATTCCAGGTCTATGGCCACCTTAGACCGTTCCGCCTCAAAGTCCACCGCCCACCTCTCCGCCGCGTCCAGGTGGAACCGCCCGTTCTCCGGCGAGAACGCGTGGGCCAGCACCCCCAGTATCCCGTCGAACGCCTCCCCGTCCCCGTGGTCCCCGCTGTACCACCCGATCCTTATGTCCGCCTCGCCGTAGTCCTCTGCCTCCGTGAAGTTCACCGGGATCACCGCCGACCACCGCCCAAACGCCGCCGCGAACGCCGCCCTTATCTCCGGCATCCCCAAATAATCGATCACGTAACCCGGCGAGAACGCGTATGTGAGCATCATCGGAGCATCCCTCACCCACCGCGGCTTCCCATAGAAGTACGCGAACCGCCGCGTCGTCTTCAGGCCGGCGTTGGTGATATCGCCGACTCCGCACCTCGGCGAGACGATCACCTTCATCGTGGTGTAATCGAGCCTCCCCGTCTCAGAAATCCCCAAATTCTTCTGGTATTGGATCAGAGCCTGCTCGAATTCGTCGTCGAAGATATCGGTTAGGTTTTGATGCTCCGGCGGGAGGTAGCCGAAGCGGGTGAAGTAGCGCTTGAGGTCGGCCATGCCGTCGGGACGGCTGCCCTTCTCGGCGTCGATGAAGCGGGCGAAGGTGTGCCATGTGTTGTTGGCGAAGAAATTGGTGAGGTTTCCGGTGATAGAGACGGGGAGGTAGGTGGCGAGGATGGGCGGCGGGAAAAGAAAGACGAGGAGGAACAGGGAAATTGAAAAAGGGGGGCGGGCAATATAACTGAAAAACGGAAACATGGTTAAGGTAGTTGGTCTTGATTTTTTGCCTTGGGATTCGGAGAGAGATTGGTATTCTGTAATAAGAGTATTTATGTGAATAGAATATACAATTCTTTTCTTAGTATGTTAATCTAAATTTATACcagtactagtataatttaagaGCTGATTAGGTTTTATTTAGCTGGGCTTAGTTCACCTAGATAAGATCGATGAGCAACTAATTAAAGTTAAGAAGATTCTTTAATTTGGCCGGGTCTTTTCCGTTCTGAGATTCCAAGATGGGAGAGGCTTTGACATTTACACTACTTTGGATTTTCTTCCTTTGTTATACGCATACATATTCAGggattttaaattttgtggGTAGAGTAAGAGTTAATTATGGTATTTGAATGATAGATTTGATGAATAAGCTTAGTTTTTATTCCTCCTACGTGAAAAGGAGTTTACACTAACATGTGTGCTTATCACTTCAATTCTTGTGGTATTTTATTGGGAAATAGATGTCAATATATAGGCTTTTTTTATAAAGAGATTTCAGAATATGGATCTCAATTTGCTGACCTTTTGAAATttatgatttatattttgaatttgtccTCTTCGTAAACCCAATAATCTAAACTTAGATTCATACTCACACTAGCTTGCAAAACTGTCTTGAATTTCAAGTGTATGTCTCTTTGTTAATCTCTTTTCTTATGAGCTAGTAATAAGTATGTAggaaaaatgaaatggaaaatatATCTATAAGACTATACCTGGTGGAGTATAATGTTTATTCTAGTTATGGCTTTTGTTACAGATATGGTTTGAAACTTTGAAGGACATAGGGATTTTGTAtcataatagtaataaaataaaagtgtgCGTATATACTCTAATATTTGGTtccatttactttatttttatgcATTCCAAATAGGAGTATATGATTTCATGTTTATAAAACTTTCAATATCTTTAACTTCCACTGACGAagttatataaaataaagactTTGGCTTACGTTCTCGAATGAAAGATATATTAGTATGCGTACGTGTTTAGTTGTATAACTGACCTTTTTTTTAACTAAATTCTCATGAAGGATTTAGGAACGAAGGTgaaaattttctgaaatttggTCACTTATGTTATCAATCCCTTATAGGAGTGTATAACAAGTCTTGATTTGATGATCGAAAATTGAAAGGTGTGTGGGCTTTAACGAGGGGTTGATTTATATTTGTTGGATAAGATAATCTATTTCTACCTAAGCAAACACCTACTTCGACTTGGACTCTAGCATTCTAGTTTGTTGGGAACGGTTTTATTAGTTAACCAAATTGGTGTATAATGTGCTCTCGATCGTGAATGCGTCACTTTGTGTATTTAGACACATGAAACGCTTCAATTGGGTTTTTTAATTGGCTGCATATAGAGAGTATTACTTCACTTCAATTGGGTTTTTAAATTGGCGGAAGATAGAGAATATTACTTCATTCGTCTCTGATTAGAAAtctcg is part of the Salvia splendens isolate huo1 chromosome 6, SspV2, whole genome shotgun sequence genome and encodes:
- the LOC121806968 gene encoding metalloendoproteinase 4-MMP-like; this translates as MFPFFSYIARPPFSISLFLLVFLFPPPILATYLPVSITGNLTNFFANNTWHTFARFIDAEKGSRPDGMADLKRYFTRFGYLPPEHQNLTDIFDDEFEQALIQYQKNLGISETGRLDYTTMKVIVSPRCGVGDITNAGLKTTRRFAYFYGKPRWVRDAPMMLTYAFSPGYVIDYLGMPEIRAAFAAAFGRWSAVIPVNFTEAEDYGEADIRIGWYSGDHGDGEAFDGILGVLAHAFSPENGRFHLDAAERWAVDFEAERSKVAIDLESVATHEIGHVLGLAHSSVKEAVMYPSLSPRTRKVGLRKDDVDGIQALYGSNPNYRYDSRLESDMSSAWAVDPQLLMPLAACLLWLGL